GGGCTGCGGACCGGCTGTGATCGAAGGCGGGCTGGCCGAGCGCGGCTTTCGCGTCACGGGTGTCGACGTCTCGCGCACGGCGCTGGGGTGCGCTCCGGATACCGTGCGGACCATCGTGGCCGACGCCGAGACGATGGCGTTGCCGGAAGAATCCTTCGACGCGGCGCTCTTCGTGGCGTCGCTGCAATTCATCGGGGATTACCGGAAGGCGCTGGACCGCGCGGCCGCGGCGCTGAATCCGGCCGGCCGGATCATCGCCATGCTGCTCAATCCCGATTCGGCGTACTTCAAACAAAAATCCCGATCATCTGATTCTTATGTCTCGAAGATCCGGCACACGGACCTGAAGGCCATCGCACGCGCGGCGGAGGAGCACTTCGCCGTCCGCGCGGAATACTTCATGAGCCTGCAGGGAGGCGACCTTACCGCGAGCCCTGCCGGGGCGGAATCGATTTTGTACGTTGTTTTCGGAGAAAAACGGCCGTCGCGAGGCCGGCGGGAGGACACGCATGCATGAGTTGGTGGTGATCAGCGGCAAAGGCGGCACCGGAAAGACCAGCCTGACGGCCTCGTTGGCGCTGCTGGCCGGGCGCTCGGTTGTCGCCGACTGCGACGTGGACGCGGCGGACCTGCACCTGATTCTCTCGCCGCGGATCCGCACGCGCAACGAATTCATTTCCGGCAACGAAGCCGTCATCCGCGAAGAGGATTGCATCGGTTGCGGGGAATGCATGTCCCTGTGCCGGTTCGACGCGATCCGCGCCAAGGACGGCCCCGACGGCAGGACGGTGTATTCCATCGATCCGGCCGGCTGCGAGGGATGCGGCGTGTGCGTCCGCTTCTGCCCGCAAGGGGCGATCGACTTCCCGGAGCGGAATTGCGGCGAGTGGATGATCTCCGACACCCGCGCCGGCCCGATGGTGCACGCGCGGTTGAACATCGCGGCCGAAAACTCCGGCAAGCTGGTTTCGACGGTGCGCCGCGAAGCCCGCCGCATCGCGGAGGAAGAGGAACTGCCGTTGATCCTGGTCGACGGGCCGCCGGGGATCGGCTGTCCGGTGATCGCCTCGCTGACCGGCGCCTCGCAGGTGCTGGTCGTGACCGAACCGACCGTCTCGGGCGAACACGACCTGAACCGGGTGTTGTCCCTGGCGCGGCACTTCAAGATCCCGGCCGCGGTATGCGTCAACAAATGGGACGTGAACCCCGGGGCGACGGAACGGATCGAACGGGAGGCGGAAAAGGCGGGGGCGCGGATCGTCGGCCGCATCCGCTACGACCCGTCGGTCACCGCCGCCCAGATGCAGGAAAAGGCGGTGGTGGAGACGGAGTCGCCCTGCGCCGGAGATATCCGCGGCGTATGGGACCGACTGGGGCTGTTGGGTGCGTAACCGACACACGGATTGCCACGAACCGGAAGGTTTTTCTCCGACGGCGCGGGATCACGCACAACGCCCCCGCCATCAAGAAGCGCTCGAGACATACCACGCGCGGGCGCGCGTCACCGGCCCCTGCGGCGACACGATGGAGTTTCGCTTGAAGGCAAAAGACGATGCCGTCGCGGACATCTCCTTTTCCACCGACGGTTGCGGCGCATCCAAGGCCTGCGGCAGCATGGCGGCGTGCCTGGCCGACGGACGAAGTGTGGCGGACGCGGCGCGGATCTCCCCGCGCGAGATTCTTGCCGCGCTCGGCGGGGTGCCTCCGGAATCCGAGCATTGCGCGCTACTGGCTGTAACCACCCTGAAGGCCGCTTGCGAAGAATACCTATCCCGCCCGGCGGTGCCGCGGGAATCGAACGGGCAAGCCGGAACAAACGCCCGCACCGATCCGCACAGCGGAGGCGCGGCGCAGCTGGACGGGGAAAGCGACAAGCATTTCGCGGACCGGCGCGCCCTGCATGCCCGGCTTTCCGGTATCCGCCATAAAGTCATCGTCCTCTCGGGCAAAGGGGGCGTCGGGAAAAGCACGCTGGCCGTCAACATCGCCGTGGCGCTGGTCCGGGCCGGGAAACGCGTCGGGTTGTTGGACGCGGACCTGCACGGCCCCAGCGTCCCCACGATGCTCGGCATCGAGGGGGAAACGATCCGCGGCGGCTCGAACGGGATGATCCCGGTGGAAAGAGGCGGATTGAAGGTCATGTCGATCGGGTTCCTTCTGGAGAATCCGGACGATGCCGTGATCTGGCGCGGTCCGGCGAAGATGGGGGCGATCCGGCAATTCCTGTCCGAGGTGGCCTGGGGCGAGTTGGACTACCTGGTGATCGATTCCCCGCCGGGAACGGGCGACGAACCGCTGTCCGTCGTTCAATTGCTCGGCGCGCTGGACGGGGCGGTGATCGTCACCACCCCGCAGAAGGTCGCCGCGGTGGACGTGCGCAAATCCATCACCTTTTGCCGCAAGCTCGGCATTCCGGTGATCGGCGTGGTGGAGAACATGAGCGGTTTTATCTGCCCGAAATGCGGGGAGGTCACCCAGATTCTGCGATCCGGCGGAGGCCGCCGGATTGCGGAGGATATGGCGGTGTCGTTCCTGGGATCCATCCCGATCGATCCCGCCATCGCCGAAGCCTCCGATAACGGGCGGGCGTTTTTCGATCAACCCTGCGGTTCGCCGGCGGCCAAGATCCTGCAGGAGGTCATCCGGCCGGTCTTGGCATTGGCGAAAGCTGCGGGAGCCCGGGAAAGGGCAGATATCACAACATCCAAGGAGAAACCACCCATGCGGATCGCGATACCTTTGGCGGACGGAAAACTTGCTCTGCATTTCGGCCATTGCGAATCCTTCGCGCTGATCGACGCCGATGTCGAACACAAAAAGATCCTCGCGCGGGAGGACGTGGGCGCGCCGCCGCACGAGCCGGGCCTCCTGCCGAGTTGGTTGGCGGAGCGCGGGGCGCAGGTGATCATCGCCGGCGGAATGGGAAGCCGCGCGCAAAACCTATTCCGCCAACAAGGCATCCGGGTCGTCATCGGCGCCCCGGCCGGCACGGCGGAAACCGTGGCGCAGGATTTTCTCAACGGGTCGCTGCAAACGGGCGATAATATCTGCGATCACTGACGCGGGCTTCGGCGGAGCCCCGGGCAGCCATGAGCGATGCGGGTTCTGCGGAAAGAAGAACCTTTTTTGAAGCGTCTTCCCGGGCCGCTTCGGATACCGGCGGACTGGCCTGCTTCCGCCACGAAACGGGATTCCCGGGGAGCTCCGGGATCACGCACGGCGGAGCCGTCGCGGGAATCCCGGATGCGGCGAGATGATCCGCCGCCCCTTCCACGCCGGCGTGACGGCCGCCCGCCGATGTTCACATCCGCTTCGGGACCCAGTCCCGTGCGGATCGAAGTTGGACGTTCGAGCGAGGATCCTTTCCTCCATTCCCCCCACCGCCTGCGCGCGGAAATTCCCGCCGGACAGGATCGGTCGGCGTGGGCGGAGGCGAAGGTCCCGGAGCACGGCGGTCCGGCAAGCGGATCGGAGCTTGGCTGCGCGCCGGCCGCCCTTTCAAAGTGAGGTGACGAATGCCAATGAGTGAATATACCCGCCGCCTGCGGGAATGCATCGGGAACGATCTGCTGATCAGCCAGGCCGCCGCGGCCTGCATCCGCGACTCGCAGGGGCGCATCCTTCTCCTGCGCCGCAGCGACGGGGAGAACCTGTGGGGGTTCCCCGGGGGCGTGATCGAACCGGACGAACGGGCGGACGAGGCGGTCGTCCGCGAAACATTCGAGGAGACCGGATTGAAGGTTGAGCCGGTATCGCTGATCGGCGTATACTCCGGTCCGGAGTACCGGTTCACCTACCCCAACGGCGACCTCGCCCAGCCGCTGGTGGTCTTCTTCGAATGCCGGGTCGTGGGCGGAGAGTTGCGTCCGGATCTGGACGAAAGCATGGAGACGCGATACTTCGGCCCGGAGGACGTCATGCCGCCGATGCGGGCATGCTGCGTCGCAAAGGCCAGGGATGCTTTTGCCCACGACGGACCCGCCTTTTCCCATTGAGAAGAGGAAGACATTGCAGCGGTGAGCCCAGAGAGGAAGCATCCGGAAAGAAGCCGTCCGCCCGCCGCGCCGGACATGGTCCGCAATGGATAAGAGTATGAAAAACGTCACCCGGTTCTTTCTGGCCCATATCGTCTGGCCGATCTTCCTCGCGCAATACATTCTCGCCTTTTTCGTCTACAAACTCCCCGGATGGCCTCCGTTGCAGGCCGTCGGCTGGGCCATCTGGGCGGTCTCGCTTATCTTCGGGGTCGCGCCGATCTTCATCCTCGGCCGGCGGGGCGGAGTTGCCAAGGGGAAAAGCTACGTCGAGACGACGCGCCTGGTGGACACCAGCCTATACGCTGTCGTCCGGCATCCGCAATACCTCGCGGGGATCCTCTTCAACGTCGCCATGATGCTGATGGCGCAGCACGGGCTGGTCATCTTGCTGGGCTTGGCTTCCGCGGCCCTGTTATACTCTGATATCCAAGACGCGGACCGGAGCGGGATCGCGCAATTCGGCGACGCGTACCGCGAGTACATGCGCCGCGTTCCGCAGGTCAACATCCCGCTCGGCCTGTACCGGCTGTGGCGCGCCCGGCGTAAGCCGCCGTCCGGAGCGGAGGAGGAATCATGAGCATCGTGCGGCGGATGGCGATCACCGGGTGCCTTTTGCTGGCAGCCGGATGCGCCGCGGCGGGCGGGGCGGAGATGCCTGCCACGGAGATATCGGCCGCGGCGAGCGTCTCGTCCAGCCCGTTCCTTCCGCAACCGGATTCTTCCGCAACGGTTACCCACACCTCCCCGGCGCAGACCGAAGAAACCGCGCCCACCACCGCCATGACGGAGACGCCGATGAATACCCAAACGCCGGACCCGCTGATCATCACCATCGTCTACAACAACATTCCCCATGACGCACGCCTGAAAACCGATTGGGGGTTCGCCGCGCTGGTGGCGCGCGGGAAAAACGTCCTCCTATTCGATACCGGAGGCAACGGCTCGATCCTGCTGGGCAACATGAAAATCTTGGGGATCGATCCCTTGTCGGTGCGGGACGTGGTCATCTCCCACAACCACAGCGACCATACCGGCGGATTGACAGCGTTCTTGGTCGTGTCCGCGCGTCCGCCGGTGTTTCTGCTTCCGGAATTCGGCGCCGCGTTCATTCAATCCGTCAAGCAATATGCGGAAGTGGTCGAAGCCTCTCCCGGCATGGAGTGCGCCCCGGGCATCCTCACCACCGGAAACGTCGGCGGGAGCATCCCCGAGCAGTCGCTCGTTATCCGCACCGGAAAGGGGCTGGTGATCGTCACCGGCTGCTCCCATCCGGGGATCGTGCGGATCGTGGAGCGGGCGGTCGAGCTGGCCGGCGGGCCGGTGCATCTGGTGATGGGCGGATTTCATCTGCTCGATATGAGCGACGCGCAGATCGCCGCCATCCTGGCGGATT
This Anaerolineales bacterium DNA region includes the following protein-coding sequences:
- a CDS encoding class I SAM-dependent methyltransferase, giving the protein MDSRRIDRPPHGGERDANGSEEGMARYLESCRKDFWRRVFQLELEYLVSHLGGCRTVLSVGCGPAVIEGGLAERGFRVTGVDVSRTALGCAPDTVRTIVADAETMALPEESFDAALFVASLQFIGDYRKALDRAAAALNPAGRIIAMLLNPDSAYFKQKSRSSDSYVSKIRHTDLKAIARAAEEHFAVRAEYFMSLQGGDLTASPAGAESILYVVFGEKRPSRGRREDTHA
- a CDS encoding ATP-binding protein, with translation MHELVVISGKGGTGKTSLTASLALLAGRSVVADCDVDAADLHLILSPRIRTRNEFISGNEAVIREEDCIGCGECMSLCRFDAIRAKDGPDGRTVYSIDPAGCEGCGVCVRFCPQGAIDFPERNCGEWMISDTRAGPMVHARLNIAAENSGKLVSTVRREARRIAEEEELPLILVDGPPGIGCPVIASLTGASQVLVVTEPTVSGEHDLNRVLSLARHFKIPAAVCVNKWDVNPGATERIEREAEKAGARIVGRIRYDPSVTAAQMQEKAVVETESPCAGDIRGVWDRLGLLGA
- a CDS encoding P-loop NTPase is translated as MRNRHTDCHEPEGFSPTARDHAQRPRHQEALETYHARARVTGPCGDTMEFRLKAKDDAVADISFSTDGCGASKACGSMAACLADGRSVADAARISPREILAALGGVPPESEHCALLAVTTLKAACEEYLSRPAVPRESNGQAGTNARTDPHSGGAAQLDGESDKHFADRRALHARLSGIRHKVIVLSGKGGVGKSTLAVNIAVALVRAGKRVGLLDADLHGPSVPTMLGIEGETIRGGSNGMIPVERGGLKVMSIGFLLENPDDAVIWRGPAKMGAIRQFLSEVAWGELDYLVIDSPPGTGDEPLSVVQLLGALDGAVIVTTPQKVAAVDVRKSITFCRKLGIPVIGVVENMSGFICPKCGEVTQILRSGGGRRIAEDMAVSFLGSIPIDPAIAEASDNGRAFFDQPCGSPAAKILQEVIRPVLALAKAAGARERADITTSKEKPPMRIAIPLADGKLALHFGHCESFALIDADVEHKKILAREDVGAPPHEPGLLPSWLAERGAQVIIAGGMGSRAQNLFRQQGIRVVIGAPAGTAETVAQDFLNGSLQTGDNICDH
- a CDS encoding NUDIX domain-containing protein; its protein translation is MSEYTRRLRECIGNDLLISQAAAACIRDSQGRILLLRRSDGENLWGFPGGVIEPDERADEAVVRETFEETGLKVEPVSLIGVYSGPEYRFTYPNGDLAQPLVVFFECRVVGGELRPDLDESMETRYFGPEDVMPPMRACCVAKARDAFAHDGPAFSH
- a CDS encoding isoprenylcysteine carboxylmethyltransferase family protein; this encodes MKNVTRFFLAHIVWPIFLAQYILAFFVYKLPGWPPLQAVGWAIWAVSLIFGVAPIFILGRRGGVAKGKSYVETTRLVDTSLYAVVRHPQYLAGILFNVAMMLMAQHGLVILLGLASAALLYSDIQDADRSGIAQFGDAYREYMRRVPQVNIPLGLYRLWRARRKPPSGAEEES
- a CDS encoding MBL fold metallo-hydrolase, which gives rise to MSIVRRMAITGCLLLAAGCAAAGGAEMPATEISAAASVSSSPFLPQPDSSATVTHTSPAQTEETAPTTAMTETPMNTQTPDPLIITIVYNNIPHDARLKTDWGFAALVARGKNVLLFDTGGNGSILLGNMKILGIDPLSVRDVVISHNHSDHTGGLTAFLVVSARPPVFLLPEFGAAFIQSVKQYAEVVEASPGMECAPGILTTGNVGGSIPEQSLVIRTGKGLVIVTGCSHPGIVRIVERAVELAGGPVHLVMGGFHLLDMSDAQIAAILADFRRLGVQKVAPSHCTGERAIAMFAEEYGEDFLATGAGSILRLEG